From uncultured Methanobrevibacter sp., the proteins below share one genomic window:
- the surE gene encoding 5'/3'-nucleotidase SurE, whose protein sequence is MKALISNDDGITASGILAAKKAVDELCDTYVVAPETQQSGIGHALTLYEPLRVNEYTLKDGSLGYGVSGTPTDAVTIGLFEILSKHPDIMISGINTGYNLGKAELTTSGTLGAAIEAASFGIPTIAISQEVVRDDIKFENGEVEIDFDFATKMLNKIAKIVLKKGLPEGIDLLNVNIPENPINEEFEVATLGKRMYTPIIHERLDPRGKPYYWIGGEPYDFDEPGSDGYELRKEHKTTITPLKIDLTSDMSLLKEMLK, encoded by the coding sequence ATGAAAGCATTAATAAGTAATGATGATGGAATAACCGCTTCAGGAATCCTTGCTGCAAAAAAAGCAGTAGATGAATTATGCGATACATATGTAGTGGCACCTGAAACACAACAAAGCGGTATTGGACATGCATTAACACTTTATGAGCCATTAAGAGTAAATGAATATACATTAAAAGACGGAAGTTTGGGATATGGTGTAAGCGGAACCCCTACCGATGCAGTAACTATCGGATTATTTGAAATATTATCCAAACATCCCGATATCATGATTTCTGGAATAAACACAGGCTATAATTTAGGAAAAGCAGAATTGACAACCTCCGGAACTTTAGGAGCTGCTATTGAAGCGGCAAGTTTTGGAATTCCAACAATAGCAATTTCACAGGAAGTAGTCAGGGACGATATTAAATTTGAAAACGGTGAAGTCGAAATAGACTTCGATTTCGCTACAAAAATGCTAAATAAAATAGCCAAAATTGTTTTAAAAAAAGGTTTGCCGGAAGGAATTGATTTGTTAAACGTGAATATTCCTGAAAATCCGATTAATGAGGAGTTTGAAGTAGCTACATTAGGAAAAAGAATGTATACACCCATCATTCATGAACGTCTGGATCCCCGTGGAAAACCATACTACTGGATTGGTGGAGAGCCATACGATTTTGATGAACCCGGCAGTGATGGATATGAATTACGTAAGGAGCATAAAACTACAATAACTCCCTTAAAAATAGATTTAACAAGTGATATGAGTTTATTAAAAGAAATGTTAAAATAA
- a CDS encoding restriction endonuclease: MEKPQLINFIAKVMEDSGFKVYKNFKTSQKVIDIYAILPTTLGDFGVVVACKNYDKDFEIGVDVLKEMEEVGESLKASKVTIVSSSYFSSQATNYALRKNIKLVDRDNLLELAKKYQDRTSQTTLDNTSYDGGAAAYIDEEYPEYSYDASDMEYLMQRREQNPVVYKNTLYRQDDGGVHHGGFSSLLNRGAHAPRDSSFGYTTLYNYNQRSLQNSRFFQLIQNPIIMIIVVVVVAYLLSFICGRLLRLDAGITGLIEMLAALILSYGLSLYAERNGDFIVRGTFIFFISLVILIILIFI, encoded by the coding sequence TTGGAAAAACCACAACTTATTAATTTCATAGCTAAGGTAATGGAGGACTCTGGTTTCAAGGTTTATAAGAATTTTAAAACCTCTCAGAAAGTCATAGATATATATGCCATATTGCCAACAACACTTGGGGATTTTGGTGTTGTTGTAGCATGTAAAAACTATGATAAAGACTTTGAAATTGGGGTGGATGTTTTAAAAGAGATGGAAGAAGTTGGAGAAAGTTTAAAGGCATCCAAGGTCACAATTGTTTCTTCTTCTTATTTTTCAAGTCAGGCAACCAATTATGCACTTCGTAAAAACATTAAATTGGTAGATCGGGATAATTTGCTGGAACTTGCTAAAAAATACCAAGATAGAACTTCTCAAACTACTTTGGATAACACTTCCTATGATGGCGGAGCAGCAGCTTATATTGATGAGGAATATCCTGAATATAGTTATGATGCTTCAGATATGGAATATCTGATGCAGAGACGTGAACAAAATCCTGTTGTTTATAAAAATACTCTTTATAGGCAAGATGATGGAGGAGTTCACCATGGTGGATTTTCTTCTCTATTGAATAGGGGGGCTCACGCTCCGAGGGATAGTAGTTTTGGTTATACTACCTTATATAACTATAATCAAAGAAGCCTTCAGAATTCACGGTTCTTCCAATTAATTCAAAATCCAATTATAATGATTATTGTTGTTGTAGTTGTTGCTTATCTTCTTTCATTTATCTGCGGAAGGCTGTTAAGACTTGATGCTGGTATCACCGGATTAATCGAAATGCTTGCCGCATTGATTTTATCTTATGGTTTATCATTATATGCTGAAAGAAATGGTGATTTCATTGTAAGAGGAACATTCATATTCTTTATTTCATTAGTAATATTAATTATATTAATTTTTATTTAA
- the cfbB gene encoding Ni-sirohydrochlorin a,c-diamide synthase, which yields MRIILAGTGSAVGKTTISTGIMKALSEKYNVQPFKVGPDYIDPSYHTLATENVSRNLDSFFMESGQVRDSYLKAMVGKDIAVIEGVRGLYEGIDSVNDIGSTASIAKSLKAPVILIINSRSLVKSAAALVLGFKALDPEINIAGVILNKVKNKAHYEKTKRSIEEITKTEVIGGIVRDDAISIEERHLGLVPAREKENSLKYIDIWSEVIKNSIDLDRLVEIAGEAPKITSDIVPIWNKLNKQKVKIGVAYDEVFNFYYKENIESLEANNAKIEYFSPLNDEGLPDVDGLYIGGGYPELFSKELSANEKMLQEINTFHLEDRPIFAECGGLMYLMNSIHEDKVVNVYPYKAILTDRVQALKYTIAEVTEDNIISKKGEKFHGHEFHYSKVLVDSSNIQHKLAFNILRGKGSYNNQDGFIERNTLASYVHTHVAAMPDFGGNLAISAKELGG from the coding sequence ATGAGAATTATTTTAGCAGGGACAGGTAGTGCAGTTGGAAAAACAACAATATCTACCGGAATAATGAAGGCTTTAAGCGAAAAATACAATGTCCAACCTTTTAAAGTTGGGCCAGATTATATCGATCCATCCTACCATACATTAGCTACCGAAAATGTATCCAGAAACCTGGATTCGTTTTTTATGGAATCCGGCCAAGTAAGGGATTCCTATCTAAAGGCTATGGTGGGAAAAGATATAGCCGTGATTGAAGGCGTTCGTGGCCTTTATGAAGGAATTGATTCTGTCAATGACATAGGAAGTACAGCTTCAATAGCCAAATCCTTAAAGGCACCGGTGATTTTAATCATAAACTCCAGAAGTTTGGTTAAAAGTGCGGCGGCTTTGGTTTTGGGCTTTAAGGCTCTTGATCCCGAAATAAATATTGCCGGAGTTATTTTGAATAAAGTTAAAAATAAGGCTCACTACGAAAAAACAAAAAGGTCAATTGAAGAGATTACTAAAACCGAGGTAATTGGCGGTATTGTACGTGATGATGCAATATCAATAGAAGAAAGACATTTAGGTCTTGTTCCTGCTCGTGAAAAAGAGAATTCACTTAAATATATTGATATCTGGTCTGAAGTAATAAAAAATTCAATTGATTTAGACAGACTGGTGGAAATTGCTGGCGAAGCTCCAAAAATTACATCAGATATTGTTCCGATTTGGAATAAATTGAACAAACAAAAGGTTAAAATTGGAGTTGCATACGATGAAGTATTTAATTTTTATTATAAGGAAAATATAGAATCTTTAGAGGCAAATAATGCTAAAATTGAATATTTCTCACCTTTAAACGATGAAGGATTGCCTGATGTAGATGGATTGTATATCGGTGGAGGATATCCTGAACTCTTTTCCAAGGAACTTAGCGCAAATGAAAAAATGCTTCAAGAAATTAATACTTTCCACTTGGAAGATAGGCCTATCTTTGCTGAATGTGGTGGTTTAATGTATCTTATGAATTCCATCCATGAAGATAAAGTTGTTAATGTATATCCTTACAAAGCAATTTTAACAGACAGGGTGCAAGCGCTAAAGTATACAATTGCCGAAGTTACCGAAGACAATATCATATCCAAAAAAGGAGAAAAATTCCACGGTCACGAATTCCATTACTCCAAAGTATTGGTTGATTCAAGTAACATTCAGCACAAGCTGGCATTCAATATATTGAGAGGAAAAGGATCATACAATAACCAAGATGGATTTATTGAGAGAAATACTCTTGCAAGTTATGTTCACACCCATGTAGCTGCAATGCCTGATTTTGGAGGAAATCTGGCCATATCTGCAAAAGAGCTTGGAGGATAG
- a CDS encoding oligosaccharide repeat unit polymerase family protein — protein sequence MKFEKIDLFQPLLVVVAILVFLAMGYIGSFNYRFEDPLKPEVILTVIFACIIFAVGAVCIKYKINVEKTKSLDFLSEKLILALVIIALILQTLNMVLLGGIPLFNSVLKSNATTNIWRVAYPLFLIMINILLAKYYSKKYLLLVILGALIFGLNGYRTSVLGILGSSFITLYYLKKISRKLGIIFIAIIVVGMLAVGYIASQSIANQHWTLNPLELVFYRAAFTLEVFEKIIPLGGSTHGHILSMIFSSGSPRTFIGQYVLHYDVCLTSTLFGPVYLDFGLIGLTIQMLFMGTFLQLVHKIKEGIGVGIYSIILTHTLIWIETGPTDIMIWFLYLLGLILIIMNFNYIKLNKN from the coding sequence ATGAAATTTGAAAAAATTGACCTTTTCCAACCATTGTTAGTTGTAGTTGCAATACTAGTATTTTTAGCAATGGGATATATAGGCTCATTCAATTACAGATTTGAAGATCCATTGAAACCAGAAGTAATATTGACCGTTATATTTGCATGTATCATTTTTGCAGTCGGTGCAGTATGTATCAAATACAAAATTAATGTAGAAAAAACTAAAAGTCTGGATTTTCTATCTGAAAAACTCATACTGGCACTTGTCATAATCGCATTGATTCTGCAAACCCTCAACATGGTATTGCTTGGAGGAATTCCCCTATTCAATAGCGTATTGAAATCAAATGCCACAACCAATATCTGGAGAGTAGCCTATCCACTATTTTTAATAATGATAAATATCCTGCTTGCAAAGTATTACAGTAAGAAATATCTGCTACTGGTAATTCTCGGAGCATTGATTTTCGGTTTAAATGGATATAGAACTTCAGTTCTTGGAATTTTAGGAAGCTCTTTTATTACCCTTTATTATCTTAAAAAAATATCAAGAAAATTAGGCATAATCTTTATAGCCATAATTGTCGTTGGAATGTTAGCAGTCGGATACATTGCATCACAATCAATTGCAAACCAGCATTGGACTTTAAACCCATTAGAACTTGTTTTTTACAGAGCTGCATTCACTTTAGAAGTATTTGAAAAAATAATACCTTTAGGCGGAAGCACACACGGACATATATTAAGCATGATTTTTTCATCAGGAAGTCCAAGAACATTTATCGGCCAATATGTACTTCATTATGACGTATGCTTAACATCCACATTGTTTGGTCCTGTATATCTTGATTTCGGATTAATCGGACTTACAATTCAAATGTTATTTATGGGAACATTTTTACAGTTAGTACATAAAATAAAAGAAGGAATAGGAGTAGGGATTTACTCCATAATATTAACACACACATTAATTTGGATAGAAACCGGACCAACAGACATAATGATTTGGTTTTTATATCTTTTAGGTTTGATTTTAATAATAATGAATTTTAATTATATTAAATTAAATAAAAATTAA
- a CDS encoding LSM domain-containing protein — MSHDKDNVNKLFTQFKNKYVTVDLRGDYQSEGKVIAIDNYLNLVLENENGLETIKGGNIIFISLKED, encoded by the coding sequence ATGAGTCACGATAAAGATAATGTAAATAAACTTTTTACTCAATTTAAAAATAAATATGTAACTGTAGATTTAAGAGGCGACTATCAAAGTGAAGGAAAAGTAATTGCTATAGATAATTATTTAAATCTCGTCCTTGAAAATGAAAATGGCCTCGAAACCATTAAAGGCGGAAATATCATATTTATTAGTTTAAAAGAAGATTAG
- a CDS encoding threonine--tRNA ligase: MRILLIHSDYLNYTVKNKTPVAEEIEDAKMQGAFDDSLVVFTSVEKEDEDNPEGIVKNLVSEVIKTNEQVKAENIVLYPYAHLSSSLGSPKVAIKILKDTEEALLAENLNVKRVPFGWYKAFEISCKGHPLSELSRTITADTEEEKVERKPSKWQILEGDKITQIDDFKFENRAFKQLVDYELGQGASDEGEPPHVKLMREKEICDYEPASDVGNLRWYPKGKLIRDLLADYVYDLTVDRGAMPVETPIFYDLDNQAIYEHAYKFGERQYRTDTKKNLMLRFAACFGAFRLMSDSYLTWKNFPAKIFELTRYSFRFEKKGEVVGLKRLRAFTMPDCHSFCCDVHSSLEEFSQQTDMCMQTGKDLNLDFEVIFRATQDFFEENEEWMYEIARKFNKPILLEILPERHHYWICKIDLANIDALGRPIENPTVQIDVESGKRFDITYLGEDGEQHNPTILHTSPTGSIERVLCAMLEKTAIEINERSPMLPTWLSPIQARILTVGESHKEFAEELYSKINASNIRVDIDDRDESIGKKIRNASKEWIPYIFVVGDKEMESGKFQVTVRETGEKVEMTVDDLISEINEKCEGKPFRKLPLPKDISRRINFQ, encoded by the coding sequence ATGAGAATTTTACTAATCCATTCTGATTATTTAAATTATACTGTAAAGAATAAAACACCTGTTGCTGAAGAAATTGAGGATGCTAAAATGCAAGGAGCATTCGACGATTCTTTAGTGGTATTTACAAGTGTTGAAAAAGAAGATGAAGATAATCCAGAAGGTATTGTTAAAAATTTAGTCAGTGAAGTTATAAAAACCAATGAACAAGTTAAAGCTGAAAATATTGTATTATATCCATATGCTCACTTATCTTCTTCATTAGGTTCTCCAAAAGTTGCTATTAAAATTTTAAAAGATACTGAGGAAGCTTTGCTTGCTGAAAATTTAAATGTTAAAAGAGTACCTTTCGGATGGTATAAGGCATTTGAGATTTCCTGTAAAGGTCACCCATTAAGCGAACTTTCAAGAACTATTACTGCAGACACTGAAGAAGAAAAAGTTGAAAGAAAACCATCTAAATGGCAAATCCTTGAAGGGGACAAAATAACTCAAATTGATGACTTTAAATTTGAAAACAGAGCTTTCAAACAACTTGTTGATTATGAACTTGGTCAGGGAGCATCTGATGAAGGCGAACCACCTCATGTCAAATTAATGAGAGAAAAAGAAATCTGTGATTATGAACCTGCTTCTGATGTTGGAAACCTCAGATGGTATCCAAAAGGAAAATTAATCAGAGATTTGCTTGCCGATTATGTTTATGACTTAACTGTCGACCGTGGAGCAATGCCGGTTGAAACTCCAATCTTCTATGATTTGGACAATCAAGCAATTTATGAACATGCTTACAAATTTGGTGAAAGACAATACAGAACCGACACCAAAAAGAATTTAATGCTTAGGTTTGCAGCTTGTTTCGGTGCATTCAGATTAATGTCCGATTCATATTTGACATGGAAAAATTTCCCTGCCAAAATTTTTGAATTGACCAGATACAGTTTCCGTTTTGAGAAAAAAGGAGAAGTTGTTGGTCTTAAAAGATTAAGGGCATTTACCATGCCTGATTGCCACTCATTCTGTTGTGATGTACATTCATCTTTAGAAGAATTCTCTCAACAAACTGACATGTGTATGCAGACTGGTAAAGACTTGAATTTAGATTTTGAAGTAATTTTCAGAGCAACTCAAGACTTCTTTGAAGAAAATGAAGAATGGATGTATGAAATTGCTCGCAAGTTCAACAAACCAATTCTTTTAGAAATCTTGCCTGAAAGACATCATTACTGGATATGTAAAATAGATTTGGCAAATATTGACGCTTTAGGTCGTCCTATTGAAAACCCAACTGTTCAAATCGATGTTGAAAGTGGTAAAAGATTTGACATCACCTACTTGGGAGAAGATGGCGAACAGCACAATCCTACAATCTTGCACACTTCACCAACTGGAAGTATTGAAAGGGTTTTATGTGCAATGCTTGAAAAAACTGCAATTGAAATCAATGAAAGATCTCCAATGTTGCCAACATGGTTAAGTCCAATTCAAGCAAGAATCTTAACTGTTGGAGAAAGTCATAAAGAATTTGCAGAAGAACTTTATTCTAAAATCAATGCTTCCAACATCCGTGTGGATATTGATGATAGGGATGAGAGTATTGGTAAAAAAATCAGAAATGCATCTAAAGAATGGATTCCGTACATTTTTGTTGTCGGTGACAAGGAAATGGAATCCGGCAAGTTCCAAGTAACTGTTCGTGAAACTGGTGAGAAAGTAGAAATGACAGTTGATGACTTGATTAGTGAAATTAATGAAAAATGTGAAGGAAAACCTTTCAGAAAATTGCCTTTGCCTAAGGATATTTCAAGAAGGATTAACTTCCAATAA
- a CDS encoding methanogenesis marker 12 protein, with amino-acid sequence MAFIGMDHGTTGISFCIMSDDGDIIDIFKIGREESKKGLVSASEELTKRIDLNSVKLMAITYAMGDGINKILPTENVKDRGILSINGAGKVTGGGTSVFSELQELNIPSVMIPGLHKDSTSLDRLFRAAYSHQASPEKVSISYNAIKETGWGNFIVADISSNSVDILIEDGKIKGAIDACLGAMGIVHGPIDLEMIRDIDENNASANDCFSHAGAIKIAGIDGKVANMKDQLLENYKNGDEDAKLAIDTLIMTVAMEIAGLDIACNNDIEGIVLTGSVGSATEPFNFEDEINKYFKNKYQLKVISKESGAIGAAQIAMDVFNGEKEILGIEVDF; translated from the coding sequence ATGGCATTTATTGGTATGGACCATGGAACTACTGGAATCTCTTTTTGCATAATGTCTGATGACGGAGATATTATCGATATTTTTAAAATTGGAAGGGAAGAAAGTAAAAAAGGTTTAGTTTCCGCTAGCGAGGAACTGACAAAACGTATTGATTTAAATTCTGTGAAGTTAATGGCCATTACTTATGCAATGGGTGATGGCATAAATAAAATTTTACCTACTGAAAATGTCAAGGACAGAGGAATTTTATCCATTAACGGTGCAGGCAAGGTAACTGGTGGTGGAACATCAGTATTTTCAGAGTTGCAGGAATTAAATATTCCTTCCGTAATGATTCCGGGTCTTCACAAGGATTCCACTTCTCTGGATAGATTGTTCAGAGCCGCTTATTCACACCAGGCAAGTCCGGAAAAGGTAAGCATTTCATATAATGCAATTAAGGAAACTGGCTGGGGCAACTTCATTGTTGCAGATATCTCTTCAAACAGTGTGGATATTCTAATTGAGGATGGAAAAATTAAAGGAGCCATCGATGCATGCCTGGGTGCTATGGGTATTGTGCATGGACCTATTGATTTGGAAATGATTAGGGATATTGATGAGAACAATGCATCTGCAAACGATTGTTTTTCTCATGCTGGAGCAATTAAAATTGCAGGAATCGATGGTAAAGTTGCCAATATGAAGGACCAACTTTTGGAAAACTATAAAAATGGCGATGAAGATGCTAAATTGGCAATTGATACATTAATCATGACTGTAGCTATGGAAATTGCCGGTTTGGATATTGCTTGCAATAATGATATTGAAGGTATTGTTTTAACAGGATCTGTTGGAAGTGCAACCGAACCCTTTAACTTTGAAGATGAAATTAACAAATATTTCAAAAATAAGTATCAATTAAAAGTTATTTCAAAAGAATCGGGTGCAATTGGTGCTGCACAAATAGCAATGGATGTTTTTAATGGTGAAAAAGAGATTTTAGGAATAGAAGTAGATTTCTAA